Proteins from a genomic interval of Pseudomonas sp. RC10:
- a CDS encoding sugar nucleotide-binding protein: MRMRLMLLGGGNALGQALIRLGAEEDIGFLAPRPPQDGWDAASLTQLLDDTRPDALINLAYYFDWFQAQSVSAERLDTQERSVERLAELCQHHNIVLVQPSSYRVFDGSRATAYSEKDEPVPLGSRGQALWRIEQSVRATCPQHVLVRFGWLLDDSAEGVLGRFLSLAETPDELLLADDRRGNPTPVDDAARVIISVLKQLDCAAPLWGTYHYAGHEATTPLALGQAILTEARLMKPLAIEAPTAQAHAASPDAAEEPQNAVLACKKILHTFGIKPRAWRAGLPSLLDRYYRHV; encoded by the coding sequence ATGCGAATGCGCCTTATGCTGTTGGGCGGCGGGAATGCCCTTGGGCAGGCGTTGATTCGTCTGGGTGCCGAGGAGGACATTGGCTTCCTCGCACCGCGTCCACCGCAAGACGGTTGGGACGCGGCAAGCCTGACGCAACTGCTCGATGACACCCGCCCGGATGCCTTGATCAATCTTGCCTATTACTTCGACTGGTTTCAGGCGCAGAGCGTGAGTGCGGAGAGGCTGGACACCCAGGAACGCTCCGTCGAGCGTCTGGCTGAGCTGTGCCAACATCACAACATCGTGCTGGTTCAACCTTCCAGCTACCGGGTGTTCGATGGCTCGCGGGCGACCGCCTACAGCGAGAAAGACGAACCCGTGCCGTTGGGCTCTCGTGGCCAGGCGCTGTGGCGGATAGAACAGAGCGTGCGCGCGACCTGCCCACAACATGTGCTGGTGCGTTTCGGCTGGTTGCTCGATGACAGCGCCGAGGGCGTGCTTGGGCGGTTTTTGAGCCTTGCTGAAACCCCTGATGAATTGCTGCTCGCCGATGATCGCCGTGGCAATCCGACACCGGTCGATGACGCGGCGCGAGTGATCATTTCAGTGCTGAAACAGCTGGATTGCGCGGCACCGCTGTGGGGCACCTATCACTACGCCGGTCACGAGGCGACCACGCCGCTGGCGTTGGGGCAGGCGATTCTCACCGAAGCCCGGTTAATGAAGCCGCTGGCCATCGAAGCACCGACCGCCCAGGCCCACGCCGCCAGCCCGGATGCCGCCGAAGAGCCGCAGAACGCGGTGCTGGCGTGCAAGAAAATCCTTCACACCTTTGGTATCAAGCCCCGCGCATGGCGTGCCGGTTTGCCCAGCTTATTGGACCGCTACTACCGTCATGTCTGA
- a CDS encoding NAD-dependent epimerase/dehydratase family protein, whose product MSDAPVLITGGAGFIGSHLVDALLAKGYAVRVLDDLSAGKRSNLPLDNPRVELIEGDVADAALVARAAMGCQAVAHLAAVASVQASVDDPVRTHQSNFIGTLNVCEAMRQAGIKRVVFASSAAVYGNNGEGEAITEDTAKAPLTPYASDKLASEYYFDFYRRQHGLEPVVFRFFNIFGPRQDPSSPYSGVISIFAERAVKGLPISVFGDGEQTRDFFYVEDLVDLVVQGFELPVVGEGAVNVGLNATTSLNELLAAFGEVVGSLPPVTYLPARSGDIKHSRADNQRLLERFNVPEPTPLNVGLARLLGR is encoded by the coding sequence ATGTCTGATGCTCCTGTCCTCATCACCGGCGGCGCCGGTTTCATCGGTTCGCACCTGGTCGATGCCCTGCTCGCCAAGGGTTACGCCGTGCGCGTGCTCGACGATTTGTCAGCCGGTAAACGCAGCAATCTGCCGCTGGACAACCCACGGGTCGAACTGATCGAGGGCGATGTCGCCGATGCCGCCCTGGTGGCGCGCGCGGCGATGGGTTGCCAAGCGGTTGCGCATCTGGCGGCCGTGGCGTCGGTGCAGGCGTCGGTGGACGATCCGGTCCGGACGCATCAGAGCAATTTCATCGGCACGTTGAACGTCTGTGAGGCCATGCGTCAGGCGGGCATCAAGCGTGTGGTGTTCGCGTCCAGCGCGGCGGTGTATGGCAACAACGGCGAAGGCGAGGCGATTACCGAAGACACGGCGAAAGCCCCTTTGACCCCTTACGCGTCCGACAAACTGGCCAGCGAGTACTACTTCGACTTCTACCGTCGCCAGCACGGTCTGGAGCCAGTGGTGTTTCGCTTTTTCAACATCTTCGGGCCGCGTCAGGACCCGTCGTCGCCGTATTCGGGTGTGATCAGCATCTTCGCCGAGCGCGCCGTGAAGGGCCTGCCAATTTCAGTGTTTGGCGATGGCGAGCAGACCCGGGATTTTTTCTACGTCGAAGACTTGGTCGATCTCGTGGTGCAAGGGTTCGAATTGCCGGTGGTGGGCGAGGGTGCGGTCAACGTGGGGCTGAATGCCACGACGTCGCTGAACGAGCTGCTGGCGGCTTTCGGCGAAGTGGTAGGCAGTTTGCCGCCCGTGACCTATTTGCCTGCGCGCTCGGGGGACATCAAGCACTCCCGCGCTGACAATCAGCGTTTGCTCGAACGCTTCAACGTGCCTGAGCCGACGCCGCTGAATGTCGGGCTGGCGCGGTTGTTGGGGCGCTGA
- a CDS encoding DUF3299 domain-containing protein, whose amino-acid sequence MRRLWVLLSLLVATSSWAQDLRVLTWQEMIPADAPPVKLVTAPIHDLSKMADTLAMESAPAAHQLAPHAPVVKSLDGQMVRLPGYIVPLEVSEEGRVTEFLLVPYFGACIHVPPPPPNQIVHVTSELGVKVDELYQPYWIEGPMQVKSTTSELADAGYQMEADKILIYELESSDK is encoded by the coding sequence ATGCGCAGGTTGTGGGTGTTGTTGTCGTTGCTGGTTGCTACTTCATCGTGGGCGCAAGACCTGCGGGTTTTGACGTGGCAGGAAATGATCCCGGCCGATGCGCCACCGGTGAAGCTGGTTACGGCGCCGATCCACGACCTGTCGAAGATGGCCGACACCCTCGCGATGGAGTCCGCCCCCGCCGCCCACCAACTGGCGCCCCACGCCCCGGTGGTGAAATCCCTCGACGGGCAAATGGTGCGCTTGCCGGGGTACATCGTGCCGCTGGAAGTGAGTGAAGAAGGCCGCGTGACGGAGTTTCTGCTGGTGCCATACTTCGGTGCCTGCATCCACGTCCCGCCCCCGCCGCCGAACCAGATCGTCCACGTCACCAGCGAATTGGGCGTGAAAGTCGACGAGCTCTACCAGCCGTACTGGATCGAAGGCCCGATGCAGGTCAAATCCACCACCAGCGAACTGGCCGATGCCGGGTACCAGATGGAAGCGGACAAGATCCTGATCTACGAGCTTGAAAGCAGCGACAAGTAA
- a CDS encoding DEAD/DEAH box helicase produces the protein MNLPQTLDPVLDAFHPAVSAWFSQTFPAVTAAQAQAWPLIKRRQSTLIAAPTGSGKTLTAFLAVIDDLVHQGLEMGGQLPDQTFVVYVSPLKALSNDIQINLQNPLSGITEQLKQQGLPELRIRTAVRTGDTQQKERNAMRKTAPHILVTTPESLYVLLGSDSGRRMLSNTQTVIVDEIHAIAASKRGSHLALSLERLQALCEKPLLRIGLSATQKPIERVSRFLVGSDPISRPCAIVDIGHARPRDLAIEVPPVPLTAVMANDVWQLVYDRLAELAREHRTTLIFVNTRRLAERMARHLSERLGKEAVAAHHGSLAKEQRLDAEQRLKRGDLQVLIATASLELGIDIGDVDLVCQISSPRSIAAFLQRVGRSGHHVGGTPKGRLFAISRDDLIECAALLDCVRRGELDTLQIPRAPLDVLAQQIIAEVSCQEWEEQALLAMFRKASPYADVDERHYQALLSMLAEGYSGRQGVRAAYLHRDAVTHTLRGRRGSKLTAVTSGGTIPDNADYSVILEPQALNIGTVNEDFAVESIAGDIFQLGNTSYRILRIESGRVRVEDAQGVPPNIPFWLGEAPGRSDELSFAVARLQADIDQRLSEHPGQLRPCIDWLMNTLGLGADSAEQLVEYLARAHAALGALPSQDTLIMERFFDESGGTQLVIHTPFGSRMNRAWGLALRKRFCRTFNFELQAAASEDAIVLSLSTSHSFALDEVWRYLHSNSAEHILVQAVLDAPLFGVRWRWNAGVALALPRYAGGRKVAPQLQRMKSEDLIATVFPDQIACLENLVGERDVPEHPLVEQTLDDCLHEAMDAEGWLNLLRRMETGDVRLIARDLPAPSPLAAEILNAKPYTFLDDAPLEERRTQAVLNRRWSDPESADDLGALDADAIVAVAEEAWPQPQNVDEMHEALMTLGCVSGPEARDQKDWMKWLESLARSGRATRLQVTPEQALWIALERLTCLQTVYPTAEMHPPLAALTGFDEPWNEDDAKVEVVRARLSGFGPMSLSTIAEPLALPEADVAHALAQLENEGYVLRGRFSPGARDEQWCERHLLSRIHRYTVKRLRREIEPVSLQDFMRFLFDWQHLSTSTQSQGKAALPEVVDQLEGFSAAAGAWDSDILPARLKDYSQSWLDDLCRSGKVVWMRLTSRNKVGAAALRSTPIVLLPRPQVRLWSGLTEQPAPTELSLRAQRVHEVLSTQGAMFFDELMIEAHLLRTELENALQELVGAGLVNADSFAGLRALITPASKRAAHTSRRNRGAFIGGMDDAGRWALLRRAPANASQRLDSETLEHIAMTLLRRYGVVFWRLLEREADWLPSWRELLRTFHRLEARGDIRGGRFIAGLAGEQFALPEAIPLLREVRKRPLDGSLIGVSGVDPLNLAGTLLPGSKVAAVVGNRLVYRDGVPIAAVVAGKPQYWGELDEAMMLQVRDRLFR, from the coding sequence ATGAATCTTCCCCAGACTCTCGATCCGGTGCTCGACGCCTTTCACCCGGCGGTCAGCGCGTGGTTCAGCCAGACATTTCCCGCCGTGACCGCAGCGCAGGCTCAGGCGTGGCCGCTGATCAAGCGGCGCCAATCGACTCTGATCGCCGCGCCCACCGGTTCAGGCAAAACCCTCACTGCCTTTCTCGCGGTGATCGACGATCTGGTGCATCAGGGCTTGGAGATGGGCGGCCAGCTGCCGGATCAGACCTTCGTGGTCTACGTTTCGCCCCTGAAAGCCCTGTCCAACGACATTCAGATCAACCTGCAAAACCCGCTGTCGGGCATCACCGAACAACTGAAACAGCAAGGGCTGCCAGAGTTGCGCATCCGCACCGCCGTGCGCACCGGGGACACGCAGCAAAAAGAACGCAACGCGATGCGCAAGACCGCGCCGCACATTCTGGTGACCACACCGGAATCACTGTACGTGTTGCTGGGTTCCGATTCGGGCCGCCGCATGCTGTCGAACACGCAAACGGTGATCGTCGATGAAATCCACGCCATCGCCGCCAGCAAACGCGGCAGCCATCTGGCGTTAAGCCTGGAGCGTTTGCAGGCGCTGTGCGAAAAACCATTGCTGCGCATCGGGCTGTCTGCCACGCAAAAGCCCATCGAGCGCGTGTCGCGTTTTCTGGTGGGCAGCGACCCGATCAGTCGGCCGTGTGCCATCGTCGATATCGGCCACGCCCGCCCCCGTGACCTGGCAATTGAAGTGCCGCCGGTGCCGCTGACCGCCGTCATGGCCAACGACGTCTGGCAACTGGTGTATGACCGCCTCGCGGAACTCGCTCGCGAACACCGCACCACGCTGATATTCGTAAACACCAGACGGCTGGCCGAGCGCATGGCTCGCCATTTGAGCGAGCGTCTTGGCAAAGAGGCCGTGGCCGCGCACCACGGCAGCCTGGCCAAAGAGCAGCGTCTGGATGCCGAACAGCGGCTCAAGCGCGGCGACCTGCAAGTGCTGATCGCCACGGCCTCGCTGGAGTTGGGCATCGACATTGGCGACGTCGACCTGGTGTGTCAGATCAGCTCGCCCCGCTCTATTGCGGCGTTCCTGCAACGCGTTGGCCGCTCCGGTCACCATGTGGGCGGTACGCCGAAAGGCCGTCTGTTCGCCATTTCCCGCGACGACCTGATCGAATGCGCCGCGTTGCTGGATTGCGTACGTCGCGGCGAACTCGACACCTTGCAGATTCCCCGCGCGCCGCTGGACGTGCTGGCGCAGCAGATCATCGCCGAGGTCAGTTGCCAGGAATGGGAAGAGCAGGCGCTGCTCGCGATGTTTCGCAAGGCATCACCCTACGCCGACGTCGATGAGCGGCACTATCAAGCGCTGCTGAGCATGCTCGCCGAAGGCTACAGCGGGCGTCAGGGCGTGCGGGCCGCGTATCTGCATCGCGACGCGGTGACCCACACCCTGCGCGGACGACGGGGCAGCAAGCTCACGGCCGTCACCAGCGGCGGGACGATTCCGGACAACGCCGACTACAGCGTGATCCTCGAACCCCAGGCGCTGAACATCGGCACGGTCAACGAGGACTTCGCGGTCGAGAGCATCGCGGGCGATATTTTCCAGCTGGGCAACACGTCGTATCGCATTCTGCGCATCGAGTCCGGCCGCGTGCGGGTCGAGGACGCGCAAGGGGTGCCGCCGAACATCCCGTTCTGGCTGGGCGAAGCGCCGGGACGCAGCGATGAGCTGTCGTTTGCCGTGGCCCGCTTGCAGGCTGACATTGATCAGCGGCTCAGCGAACACCCCGGCCAGCTCAGGCCATGCATCGACTGGCTGATGAACACGTTGGGCCTCGGCGCGGACAGTGCCGAACAACTGGTCGAGTACCTGGCGCGAGCGCACGCGGCGTTGGGCGCATTGCCGTCGCAAGACACGCTGATAATGGAGCGTTTCTTCGACGAATCCGGCGGCACGCAATTGGTCATTCATACCCCATTCGGCAGCCGCATGAACCGTGCGTGGGGATTGGCGCTGCGCAAGCGTTTCTGCCGCACCTTCAATTTCGAATTACAGGCCGCCGCCAGCGAAGACGCTATCGTGCTGTCGCTCTCGACCAGCCACAGCTTTGCGCTCGACGAAGTCTGGCGCTACCTGCATTCCAACAGCGCCGAGCACATCCTGGTACAGGCCGTGCTCGATGCCCCGTTGTTCGGCGTGCGTTGGCGCTGGAATGCGGGAGTGGCACTGGCGCTGCCTCGTTACGCGGGCGGTCGAAAAGTCGCGCCGCAACTGCAACGCATGAAGAGCGAAGACCTCATCGCTACGGTGTTTCCAGATCAGATTGCCTGCCTGGAAAACCTCGTCGGCGAGCGGGACGTCCCGGAACACCCATTGGTCGAGCAAACGCTGGACGACTGCCTGCACGAAGCCATGGACGCCGAAGGCTGGCTGAATCTGCTCCGCCGCATGGAAACAGGCGACGTGCGCCTGATCGCCCGCGACCTGCCTGCGCCCTCCCCGCTGGCTGCGGAGATTCTCAACGCCAAGCCCTACACATTTCTTGACGACGCGCCCCTTGAAGAGCGCCGCACCCAAGCCGTGTTGAATCGGCGCTGGAGCGACCCGGAATCCGCCGATGACCTTGGCGCGCTCGACGCTGACGCCATCGTCGCGGTGGCCGAAGAGGCTTGGCCGCAGCCGCAAAACGTCGACGAAATGCACGAAGCGTTGATGACCTTGGGCTGTGTCAGCGGCCCCGAAGCCCGGGATCAGAAAGACTGGATGAAGTGGCTGGAAAGCCTTGCTCGCTCGGGTCGCGCCACCCGTTTGCAGGTCACGCCAGAGCAAGCGTTGTGGATTGCGTTAGAACGCCTCACCTGCCTGCAAACGGTTTACCCCACCGCAGAGATGCACCCGCCATTGGCAGCGCTGACGGGGTTCGACGAGCCGTGGAATGAGGACGACGCGAAAGTCGAGGTCGTTCGCGCACGGCTCAGTGGGTTCGGCCCAATGAGCTTATCCACCATCGCTGAACCGCTCGCGCTGCCCGAGGCTGACGTCGCCCACGCGCTGGCGCAACTGGAAAACGAAGGGTACGTCCTTCGCGGTCGCTTCAGCCCCGGGGCCCGCGACGAACAGTGGTGCGAACGGCACTTGCTGTCGCGCATCCATCGCTACACGGTCAAGCGCCTGCGCCGAGAAATCGAACCGGTGTCGCTGCAGGATTTCATGCGTTTTCTGTTCGACTGGCAGCACTTGTCCACCTCCACCCAGAGCCAGGGCAAAGCCGCGCTACCAGAGGTGGTCGATCAGCTCGAAGGGTTTTCAGCGGCGGCTGGCGCTTGGGACAGCGATATTCTTCCCGCACGACTGAAGGATTATTCCCAGAGTTGGCTGGATGACCTGTGCCGGTCCGGTAAGGTGGTATGGATGCGTCTGACGAGTCGCAACAAGGTTGGCGCCGCTGCGTTGCGCAGCACGCCGATCGTGTTGCTGCCGCGCCCACAGGTTCGGCTGTGGAGCGGTCTCACCGAACAACCTGCGCCCACCGAACTGTCGCTGCGGGCACAACGGGTTCACGAAGTGCTATCGACTCAAGGCGCGATGTTTTTCGATGAACTGATGATCGAGGCGCACTTGCTGCGCACTGAACTGGAAAACGCGCTACAGGAATTGGTCGGTGCAGGGTTGGTTAACGCCGACAGCTTTGCCGGGTTGCGCGCCCTGATCACCCCCGCCAGCAAGCGCGCGGCGCACACCAGCCGACGAAATCGCGGGGCGTTCATTGGCGGGATGGACGATGCCGGGCGCTGGGCTTTACTGCGCCGGGCGCCTGCCAATGCTTCACAACGCCTGGACAGCGAAACCCTTGAACACATCGCCATGACCCTGCTGCGTCGCTATGGCGTGGTCTTCTGGCGTCTGTTGGAACGAGAGGCCGATTGGCTGCCAAGCTGGCGCGAACTGCTGCGGACCTTCCACCGGCTGGAAGCGAGAGGGGACATTCGAGGCGGCCGCTTCATCGCCGGATTAGCGGGCGAGCAATTCGCGCTGCCCGAAGCGATTCCCCTGCTGCGGGAGGTCCGCAAACGCCCACTGGATGGCAGTTTGATCGGGGTCAGCGGCGTCGACCCGCTGAACCTGGCGGGCACGCTGTTGCCAGGGTCGAAAGTCGCGGCAGTGGTCGGCAACCGGCTGGTCTACCGCGACGGGGTTCCCATCGCGGCGGTCGTGGCGGGCAAGCCGCAGTATTGGGGCGAGCTGGACGAAGCAATGATGCTGCAGGTGCGGGATCGATTGTTCAGATGA
- a CDS encoding mechanosensitive ion channel family protein, giving the protein MSNFKSVLLLCLTLCLGSLNAHAASAPPTSTAQSTAPADAAPAAEPPKPEILVKGGLLGVISTSIDSVQDKLDLDGHLLDSWRLRADRAADELGALVNKPSSRSPWAIAGDFLILSVVWIGAFLILNRIGTFIVNRVSRHRLLTRRERVQGVLSYVLPFTIPALISLPLTLYVSHFMQLSIGRALALCLAYSTSSGIFSTSVLMSVIVLFNSGHKRPAVRIIRHYAPHPLFIIGFFAALSDALTSPQISRQIGGNVTTSVAAFTGLMASIMFCIVVIRMRRPVAHLIRNRPLSARLSRPALQQTLKIFSSLWHLPILLMILVSGVNLIGAGEDSQEALRCALLTTVLLIGTVFLSTLFQHMFKPAEERSSRVYKERLLSLLHAVLRIALAIGFIELLGRIWGFSLFEFAQRNALGKVISDSLSSIGLIFLVTWLLWVVMDTAIQEALKPPTSTRSSRQPSTRVKTILPLLRNAIKIILVVICTITTMANLGINVAPLLAGAGVVGLAIGFGSQQLVQDVITGLFIIIEDTISIGDWVVLDSGHAGTVESLTIRTLRLRDGKGFVHSVPFGQIKAVTNQSRQFAYAFFSFQFTYDSDVDSATSLIREAGQAITDDFLLASKLQGPLEVFGLDRMDMNGIVITAQFRTSSGGQYAVSRAFNDKLKRLVDKSTDVRFAQTYPQLVMSPHNGQYSQMEDGDEQQALPGKTTIVNKDGSESPV; this is encoded by the coding sequence TTGTCGAATTTCAAATCTGTCCTGCTGCTGTGTCTAACGCTTTGTCTCGGCAGCCTCAACGCGCACGCAGCCAGTGCGCCTCCCACGAGCACCGCCCAGTCAACCGCGCCAGCCGATGCGGCACCAGCAGCCGAACCTCCTAAACCAGAGATCCTGGTAAAGGGCGGATTGCTCGGCGTCATCAGCACCAGTATCGACAGCGTCCAGGACAAGCTGGACCTGGACGGCCATTTGCTCGACTCCTGGCGTTTGCGTGCCGACCGTGCGGCTGATGAGCTGGGGGCGCTGGTTAACAAGCCGTCTTCCCGCTCGCCTTGGGCAATTGCGGGAGACTTCTTGATCCTGTCGGTGGTCTGGATCGGCGCGTTCCTGATCTTGAACCGAATCGGCACGTTCATCGTCAATCGCGTGTCGCGGCATCGGCTGCTGACCCGGCGAGAGCGTGTGCAAGGCGTGCTGAGTTACGTGCTGCCCTTCACGATTCCGGCTCTGATCTCTCTGCCGCTGACGCTGTACGTGAGTCATTTCATGCAACTGTCGATTGGCCGGGCGCTGGCACTGTGTCTGGCGTATTCGACGAGCAGCGGCATTTTCTCCACGTCGGTGCTGATGTCGGTGATCGTGCTCTTCAACTCGGGCCACAAGCGGCCGGCGGTTCGCATCATTCGTCACTACGCGCCGCATCCGCTGTTCATCATCGGGTTCTTCGCGGCCTTGAGTGACGCGCTGACCAGCCCGCAGATCTCCCGCCAGATCGGCGGTAACGTCACCACCAGCGTCGCAGCGTTTACTGGGCTGATGGCGTCGATCATGTTTTGCATTGTGGTGATTCGCATGCGCCGCCCCGTGGCCCATCTGATCCGCAACCGTCCATTGAGTGCACGGCTGTCGCGACCGGCGTTGCAGCAAACGTTGAAAATTTTTTCGAGCCTATGGCACCTGCCTATTTTGCTGATGATTCTGGTCTCGGGCGTCAACCTGATCGGCGCGGGCGAGGACAGCCAGGAAGCCCTGCGTTGCGCCTTGCTCACGACCGTTTTGCTAATCGGCACGGTGTTTCTCAGCACGTTGTTCCAACACATGTTCAAGCCCGCGGAGGAGCGCAGCTCAAGGGTTTACAAGGAGCGTTTGCTGAGCTTGTTGCACGCTGTACTGCGCATTGCGCTGGCGATTGGGTTCATTGAATTGTTGGGCCGGATTTGGGGTTTTTCGCTGTTCGAATTCGCGCAACGGAACGCGCTGGGCAAAGTAATCAGTGATTCCCTCAGCAGCATCGGGCTGATCTTTCTGGTGACCTGGCTGCTGTGGGTGGTGATGGACACTGCGATTCAGGAAGCCCTCAAGCCGCCGACCAGCACGCGCTCGTCCCGTCAGCCGAGTACGCGGGTCAAGACGATCCTGCCGCTGCTGCGCAACGCGATCAAAATCATTCTGGTGGTGATCTGCACGATCACGACCATGGCGAACCTCGGGATCAACGTCGCGCCGCTGCTCGCGGGTGCCGGGGTGGTCGGTCTGGCCATTGGTTTCGGTTCGCAGCAACTGGTGCAGGACGTGATCACCGGCCTGTTCATCATCATCGAGGACACCATTTCCATCGGCGACTGGGTGGTGCTGGATTCCGGCCACGCGGGCACCGTAGAGAGCCTGACCATCCGCACCCTGCGTTTGCGCGACGGCAAGGGGTTCGTGCATTCGGTGCCGTTCGGACAGATCAAAGCAGTGACCAACCAGTCTCGCCAGTTCGCTTACGCGTTCTTCTCGTTCCAGTTCACCTACGATTCGGATGTGGATTCCGCAACCTCGCTGATTCGCGAAGCCGGGCAGGCAATCACCGATGACTTCTTGCTCGCCAGCAAGCTGCAAGGGCCGCTGGAAGTGTTCGGGCTGGATCGCATGGACATGAACGGGATCGTCATCACGGCGCAGTTCCGCACGTCGTCGGGCGGGCAGTATGCGGTCAGTCGCGCGTTCAACGACAAACTCAAGCGCCTTGTGGATAAGTCCACGGATGTGCGATTCGCGCAAACTTATCCACAACTGGTGATGAGCCCGCACAACGGCCAGTATTCGCAGATGGAGGACGGTGACGAGCAGCAAGCGTTGCCGGGCAAGACGACGATTGTGAATAAAGACGGGTCAGAGAGCCCGGTTTGA
- a CDS encoding OmpW family outer membrane protein, whose protein sequence is MNKSLLGASVLALALCTPVIADAHEAGDFIVRAGAARVVPNEDSGNLKLDGAKVAGTKATADNSTQLGLTFAYMLTDHVGLELLAATPFSHTIGVKGLGPGLDGKLADVKQLPPTLSLQYYPMEASSKFQPYVGVGLNYTKFFDTDLAGDRKDQGFSNLKLKDSVGLAGQIGMDYMLTDKIMLNASVWYIDIDTKASVDGPSALSVGKTKVDVDIDPWVYMVGVGYKF, encoded by the coding sequence ATGAACAAGTCCCTGCTCGGCGCATCCGTCCTTGCGCTCGCCCTCTGTACCCCGGTCATTGCCGACGCCCATGAGGCGGGCGATTTCATCGTGCGCGCAGGCGCGGCGCGGGTGGTGCCCAACGAAGACAGCGGCAACCTGAAACTCGACGGCGCCAAGGTCGCGGGCACCAAGGCAACCGCTGACAACTCGACCCAACTGGGCCTGACCTTCGCCTACATGCTCACCGACCACGTCGGTCTGGAACTGCTGGCCGCGACACCGTTCAGCCACACCATCGGCGTCAAAGGCCTCGGTCCTGGGCTCGACGGCAAGCTGGCAGACGTGAAACAACTGCCGCCCACCCTGTCGCTGCAGTACTACCCGATGGAAGCGTCGTCGAAATTCCAGCCCTATGTCGGCGTCGGTCTGAACTACACCAAATTCTTCGACACCGACCTGGCCGGTGATCGCAAGGACCAGGGCTTCAGCAACCTGAAACTCAAGGACTCCGTCGGGCTGGCCGGTCAGATCGGCATGGACTACATGCTGACCGACAAGATCATGCTGAACGCGTCGGTCTGGTACATCGACATCGACACCAAAGCCAGTGTCGACGGGCCATCGGCCCTGAGCGTCGGCAAAACCAAAGTGGACGTGGACATCGACCCATGGGTGTACATGGTGGGTGTGGGTTACAAATTCTGA
- a CDS encoding ABC transporter permease: MYLLRLALASLANRRFTAFLTAFAIALSVCLLLAVERVRTEARASFASTISGTDLIVGARSGSVNLLLYSVFRIGDATNNIRWDSFQHFANSKQVKWAIPISLGDSHRGYRVMGTNESYFEHYQYGRQQRLEMAEGRPFATDPFEVVLGAEVANALHYKLGDKLVLAHGVAVVSLVKHDDKPFTVVGILKRTGTPVDRTLHISLGGMEAIHIDWHNGVPAQGAGRISADQARNMDLTPTAITAFMLGLNSKISTFALQREINDFRGEPMLAILPGVALQELWSLMGTAEKALFVISLFVVLTGLIGMLTAILTSLNERRREMAILRSVGARPWHVASLLILEAFALAFAGAVSGLALLYIGIASAQGYVQANYGLYLPLSLPTAYEWTLLGGILGAALLMGVVPAWRAYRQSLADGLSIRL; this comes from the coding sequence ATGTATCTTCTTCGCCTGGCGCTGGCCAGTCTCGCCAACCGCCGCTTCACCGCGTTTCTCACGGCCTTCGCCATTGCCCTGTCGGTCTGCCTGCTGCTGGCCGTGGAACGGGTGCGCACCGAAGCCCGCGCCAGCTTCGCCAGCACCATCAGCGGCACAGACCTGATCGTCGGTGCCCGCTCCGGCTCGGTGAACCTGCTGCTGTATTCGGTGTTCCGCATCGGTGACGCCACCAACAACATCCGCTGGGACAGCTTCCAGCACTTCGCCAACAGCAAGCAGGTGAAGTGGGCGATCCCGATTTCCCTCGGCGACAGCCATCGCGGCTATCGAGTGATGGGCACCAACGAATCGTATTTCGAGCATTACCAGTACGGACGCCAGCAGCGCCTGGAAATGGCCGAGGGCCGACCGTTCGCCACCGACCCTTTCGAAGTGGTGCTCGGGGCCGAAGTCGCAAATGCGCTGCATTACAAGCTCGGCGACAAGCTGGTGCTGGCCCATGGCGTGGCGGTGGTAAGCCTCGTCAAACACGATGACAAGCCGTTCACCGTGGTCGGTATTCTCAAGCGCACCGGCACACCCGTGGACCGCACGCTGCACATCAGTCTTGGCGGCATGGAGGCGATCCACATCGACTGGCACAACGGCGTGCCCGCTCAAGGCGCAGGCCGCATCAGCGCGGATCAGGCACGCAACATGGACCTCACGCCCACGGCCATCACCGCGTTCATGCTCGGGCTGAACAGCAAGATTTCCACCTTCGCGCTGCAGCGAGAGATCAATGATTTCCGTGGCGAGCCGATGCTGGCGATCTTGCCGGGCGTAGCGTTGCAGGAGTTGTGGAGCCTGATGGGCACCGCTGAAAAGGCGTTGTTCGTGATCTCGCTGTTCGTGGTGTTGACCGGTCTGATCGGCATGCTGACGGCGATTCTCACCAGCCTCAACGAGCGCCGTCGGGAGATGGCGATCCTGCGTTCGGTGGGCGCACGTCCCTGGCATGTCGCGAGCCTGTTGATCCTCGAAGCCTTTGCGCTGGCCTTCGCCGGGGCGGTCAGCGGTCTGGCGCTGCTGTACATCGGGATCGCGTCGGCTCAGGGTTACGTGCAGGCCAATTACGGTCTGTACTTGCCACTGTCGCTGCCTACTGCGTATGAATGGACGCTGCTGGGCGGCATTCTTGGCGCTGCGCTGCTGATGGGCGTCGTGCCGGCCTGGCGCGCCTATCGCCAGTCGCTGGCGGACGGTCTGTCGATTCGCTTATGA